AAGGCGAAGCCTCCGCCTGCTGCTGCTTTTCGTAGATCGCCTGGCCGAGCTTCATCGCGACCTGCGCGAGCGCCTCCGACTTGGTCTTCATCGCGTCGACATCGTTCGACTCGACGGCCGACTTCGCCTCGGCGATCGCCGCTTCGATTTCCGACTTCAGCGACGCATCGACCTTGTCGCCATTGTCGGCCAGCTGGCGCTCGGTCGTGTGGATCAAGCTCTCGGCGTTGTTCTTCGCCTCGGCGCCTTCACGACGCTTCTTGTCCTCATCCGCAAACTTCTCGGCATCGCGGACCATCTGTTCGATGTCGCTGTCCGACAGGCCGCCCGAGGCTTGGATGCGGATCTGCTGTTCCTTGCCGGTGCCCTTGTCCTTGGCCGACACGTTGACCAGGCCGTTGGCGTCGATGTCGAAGGTGACTTCGATCTGCGGCACGCCGCGTGGCGCCGGCGGGATGCCGACCAGGTCGAACTGGCCGAGCAGCTTGTTGTCCGCCGCCATTTCGCGCTCGCCCTGGAACACGCGGATGGTGACGGCCTGCTGGTTGTCGTCCGCGGTCGAATAGGTCTGCGACTTCTTGGTCGGGATCGTCGTGTTGCGATCGATCATGCGGGTGAACACGCCACCCAGCGTCTCGATGCCCAGCGACAGCGGCGTCACGTCGAGCAGCAGCACGTCCTTGACGTCGCCCTGCAGCACGCCCGCCTGGATCGCCGCGCCGATCGCGACGACTTCGTCCGGATTCACGCCGACATGCGGCTCCTTGCCGAAGAAGTCCTTCACGACCTGACGGACCTTGGGCATGCGGGTCATGCCGCCGACCATCACGACTTCGTCGATGCTGTCGTTCTTGACGCCGGCGTCGGCCATCGCCTTCTTCAGCGGCTCGAGCGTGCGCTGGATCAGGTCGTCGACCAGCCGCTCGAGGTCGGCGCGGGTGATCGACTTCACCAGGTGCTTCGGACCATTCTGGTCGGCGGTGATGAAGGGCAGGTTGACTTCGGTCGAGGCCGCCGATGACAGCTCGATCTTCGCCTTTTCGGCCGCTTCCTTCAGACGCTG
The nucleotide sequence above comes from Roseomonas aeriglobus. Encoded proteins:
- the dnaK gene encoding molecular chaperone DnaK — its product is MAKVIGIDLGTTNSCVAVMEGGKPKVIENAEGARTTPSIVAFAKDGERLIGQPAKRQAVTNPDNTIFAVKRLIGRRFDDPVTKKDTELVPYTIVRGSNGDAWVKAGGEDYSPSQISAFTLQKMKETAESYLGETVTQAVITVPAYFNDAQRQATKDAGKIAGLEVLRIINEPTAAALAYGLDKNENKTIAVYDLGGGTFDISILEVGDGVFEVKATNGDTFLGGEDFDAKLVQYLADGFKKDEGIDLTKDKLALQRLKEAAEKAKIELSSAASTEVNLPFITADQNGPKHLVKSITRADLERLVDDLIQRTLEPLKKAMADAGVKNDSIDEVVMVGGMTRMPKVRQVVKDFFGKEPHVGVNPDEVVAIGAAIQAGVLQGDVKDVLLLDVTPLSLGIETLGGVFTRMIDRNTTIPTKKSQTYSTADDNQQAVTIRVFQGEREMAADNKLLGQFDLVGIPPAPRGVPQIEVTFDIDANGLVNVSAKDKGTGKEQQIRIQASGGLSDSDIEQMVRDAEKFADEDKKRREGAEAKNNAESLIHTTERQLADNGDKVDASLKSEIEAAIAEAKSAVESNDVDAMKTKSEALAQVAMKLGQAIYEKQQQAEASPSADAAGDAPKEDVVDAEFSEVDDNQKA